A window from Glandiceps talaboti chromosome 15, keGlaTala1.1, whole genome shotgun sequence encodes these proteins:
- the LOC144446657 gene encoding uncharacterized protein LOC144446657, with protein sequence MPIDKEEMSEPKSSKFSIQSILSSDNKKIKNVENMPDDRPSSVEETVPTKIERSEHIFTSMAQHFGADTVTRPSPWYPWIAANPYLHYAFDRHHSAPIIHPPAPVTPASSIGSQPSPDSLPPKSAVSPPPTAHSHGANATTTEKSDNIDDKSIGDKRDADVNSEDESNTNGENSANNSDNNKNRRKKKTRTVFSRSQVFQLESTFDMKRYLSSSERAGLAASLHLTETQVKIWFQNRRNKWKRQLAAELEAANMAHAAQRMVRVPILYHDNGQGHGDSHHYPSTSLVPPYPALTYQPPYPHLPSLRAPLSSIV encoded by the exons ATGCCAATCGACAAAGAGGAGATGAGTGAACCAAAGTCGAGTAAATTTTCGATCCAAAGCATATTAAGCAGTGATAACAAAAAGATAAAGAATGTGGAAAACATGCCAGATGATAGACCATCGTCAGTGGAAGAAACTGTACCCACCAAGATAGAACGAAGCGAGCACATTTTTACATCTATGGCTCAACATTTTGGTGCGGATACAGTAACGAGACCGAGTCCGTGGTACCCCTGGATAGCGGCAAATCCTTATCTTCATTACGCATTTGATC GCCACCACTCAGCTCCGATTATTCATCCCCCAGCACCCGTGACTCCCGCTAGCAGTATCGGAAGTCAGCCGTCGCCCGACTCACTACCTCCAAAATCAGCCGTATCTCCGCCACCTACAGCACACAGTCATGGTGCAAATGCCACAACAACGGAAAAGTCAGACAATATTGATGACAAAAGTATTGGTGACAAAAGGGACGCTGATGTCAACAGCGAAGATGAAAGTAACACGAACGGTGAAAATAGTGCTAATAACAGTGACAATAATAAAAacagaagaaagaaaaaaacaagaacTGTATTTTCACGAAGTCAAGTTTTCCAACTCGAATCAACATTCGATATGAAGAGGTATCTTTCGAGTTCGGAGCGAGCCGGACTTGCCGCATCTCTCCATCTAACGGAAACACAGGTGAAAATTTGGTTTCAAAACCGCAGAAATAAATGGAAGAGACAGTTGGCTGCTGAACTTGAAGCAGCAAATATGGCACACGCGGCACAGAGGATGGTTAGAGTACCAAttctatatcatgacaatggACAAGGACATGGCGATAGCCACCATTATCCTTCAACGTCGTTGGTTCCGCCATATCCTGCTTTGACATATCAACCACCGTATCCGCATCTACCGTCTCTCAGAGCGCCACTATCAAGCATAGTATAG